In a single window of the Pirellulales bacterium genome:
- a CDS encoding methyl-accepting chemotaxis protein — translation MVKTALKRPETKKNATSQAELATMRKELTDAQANIDAVSQAFAVIEFEPDGTILTANDNFLKTVGYKLSEIQGKHHRMFCDPAYVESAEYREFWEMLGRGESQMGEFQRFAKGGRVVWILARYSALVDDMGNTYKVVKFATDITAAVKARMDGAQKTAIVENAPINIMLADRNGTIVYMNPASRNTLKTIENQLPVKVDQIVGGSYDVFHKNPAHQRKLLGDPRNLPYSAEIAVGKDTLSLKASAIYDTTGEYVGPMVSWAVITEQKEMEARERDNQERDRRQQEELRQKVDELLMVVNAAAQGDLTKSTSFSGKDAVGELAAGLKKMINDLRDVISQVVEGAAQFTEGSRIVSESAQTLAQGAQTQSASVEQVSASVEELTRSIDAVKDNAGEANKVATETKTLAEEGGSAVKKSIEAMERIKASSSQISEIIQVISEIASQTNLLALNAAIEAARAGEHGLGFAVVADEVRKLAERSSEAAKEISNLIKESTKRVEEGAQLSEQTGASLNKIIQGVEATAKRISEIACATVEQSHSATEVASAIGQISQVTEQSAAGSEEMASSSEELGAQAAALRDIVSRFKLEN, via the coding sequence ATGGTCAAGACCGCTCTTAAACGGCCCGAAACTAAGAAAAACGCCACATCGCAAGCCGAGTTGGCGACAATGAGGAAAGAACTCACCGATGCCCAGGCAAATATTGATGCCGTCAGCCAGGCCTTTGCCGTGATCGAATTTGAGCCGGATGGCACTATTCTTACGGCAAACGATAACTTTCTCAAGACGGTCGGTTATAAGCTGAGTGAAATCCAGGGGAAGCATCACCGGATGTTTTGTGACCCGGCATATGTCGAAAGCGCAGAATACCGCGAGTTTTGGGAAATGCTGGGACGCGGTGAATCCCAAATGGGCGAATTTCAACGTTTTGCCAAGGGTGGCCGCGTGGTCTGGATTCTAGCGCGGTATAGCGCCCTGGTGGATGACATGGGCAACACCTACAAAGTTGTCAAATTTGCCACGGATATCACCGCCGCCGTCAAGGCGCGGATGGATGGCGCGCAAAAGACGGCCATCGTCGAAAACGCCCCGATTAACATCATGTTGGCCGATCGTAATGGAACGATTGTTTATATGAACCCGGCGTCGCGTAACACACTCAAAACAATCGAAAACCAACTGCCGGTAAAGGTTGACCAGATTGTCGGCGGGTCGTATGACGTCTTTCACAAGAACCCCGCGCATCAGCGGAAACTGCTCGGCGATCCCCGTAATCTCCCCTACTCCGCGGAGATCGCGGTCGGCAAGGATACCCTCTCCCTCAAGGCCTCCGCCATTTACGACACCACCGGGGAGTACGTCGGGCCGATGGTCTCCTGGGCGGTGATCACCGAGCAGAAGGAAATGGAAGCCCGCGAACGTGATAATCAAGAACGCGATCGGCGGCAACAAGAAGAACTCCGCCAAAAAGTGGATGAATTGCTGATGGTTGTCAATGCGGCCGCCCAAGGGGACCTAACCAAGAGCACATCTTTCTCCGGCAAGGACGCTGTCGGCGAATTAGCCGCCGGGCTCAAGAAAATGATCAACGATTTGCGGGATGTCATCTCGCAAGTAGTCGAAGGGGCCGCCCAATTCACCGAAGGCTCGCGCATCGTGTCCGAAAGCGCCCAGACGCTGGCCCAGGGAGCGCAAACGCAAAGTGCTTCGGTCGAGCAAGTGAGCGCTTCGGTGGAAGAACTGACGCGGAGCATCGATGCCGTCAAGGATAATGCCGGCGAGGCCAATAAAGTGGCGACTGAAACCAAGACGCTCGCCGAAGAGGGAGGTTCCGCCGTCAAGAAATCGATCGAGGCGATGGAAAGGATCAAGGCTTCTTCCAGTCAGATCAGCGAAATCATCCAGGTGATATCGGAGATTGCCAGCCAGACCAATCTGCTAGCCCTCAACGCGGCGATCGAGGCCGCCCGCGCTGGCGAACATGGCCTGGGATTTGCCGTCGTGGCGGACGAAGTGCGCAAGCTGGCCGAGCGGTCCAGCGAAGCCGCCAAGGAAATCTCCAACTTGATCAAGGAATCGACCAAACGGGTCGAAGAAGGGGCCCAGTTGAGCGAACAGACCGGCGCGTCTCTTAATAAAATCATCCAGGGCGTCGAAGCGACCGCCAAGCGTATTTCGGAAATCGCCTGTGCGACGGTGGAACAGTCCCACAGCGCCACCGAAGTGGCCAGCGCTATCGGCCAGATTTCACAAGTAACGGAACAATCCGCCGCTGGTAGCGAAGAGATGGCGTCCAGCAGTGAAGAGCTGGGAGCCCAAGCAGCCG
- a CDS encoding chemotaxis protein CheW encodes MSSAILEAPPHKQRRTEPEGSLQIVSFQLADEEFGIEINKVREIILMGEITRVPQTPAYVKGLINLRSSVIPIVDLKLRFGLPEAEKSDETRIVVVNVAGKTIGIIVDAVSEVLRISQNQIAPPPPTVAGLGRDYLVGLAKLEDRLLILLDIEKTLIDTNPAEVEAV; translated from the coding sequence ATGTCAAGTGCCATACTAGAAGCACCGCCGCACAAGCAACGGCGGACTGAGCCCGAGGGATCGCTGCAGATTGTTAGCTTTCAGCTCGCAGATGAGGAATTTGGCATCGAAATCAATAAGGTCCGCGAGATCATTTTGATGGGTGAGATCACGCGAGTGCCGCAAACTCCGGCGTATGTCAAGGGATTGATCAATCTGCGCAGTTCGGTCATTCCCATTGTCGATCTGAAGCTTCGCTTTGGTCTGCCGGAAGCCGAAAAAAGCGATGAGACGCGGATAGTCGTGGTGAATGTGGCTGGGAAAACGATTGGCATTATCGTCGACGCCGTCAGCGAGGTCCTGCGTATTTCCCAAAATCAAATCGCCCCGCCCCCCCCCACGGTCGCCGGTTTGGGCCGTGATTACTTGGTCGGTCTCGCCAAACTCGAAGATCGGCTGTTGATTCTATTGGATATCGAAAAAACTCTGATTGACACAAATCCCGCCGAAGTAGAAGCAGTCTAG